A segment of the Lolium perenne isolate Kyuss_39 chromosome 3, Kyuss_2.0, whole genome shotgun sequence genome:
TAGCTTTATTCTATAGGGTTCGGTGCCGCCCAACTAACTATCCTAGGTAATACTTCTACTCCTCGGTCTCCTTGTTGACTTCTTCGGTGGAATATGTAATCATGTAGTCGAAACCTTCGACTCCTCCTGAGGTCAGGTTCTCCATAACAGACTTCATCGGTGCCTTCATAGGGTGTCTAGAAATTCATGGTGTTTCTTTCCTACCGTATTCGCAATTCTTACTTGGAACATGGAGTGACAAgctacaatttgatacactccgcAAAGGTAGTTACTTTAGTCATAAGAGAGCTTAGCCATGTTGCACAACCGGACGTACTTTCCCGTCCATACGCTTTTAGTATGGGCCCAGTCTAAGGTCGAAGTCATTCACCGCCCTTCTCCACGcccctgcatacccacccttttgcaaGATTGTCCTCTCCTTTATCATACAGGTAGACCAATCCGGTCATATGTCCTCCCCTTTACCATTCAGGTAGACCATTCCGGACATCGCACGTGCCCTCTCCTATAACCTATGGATAGCCCGATCTGCACAACCCCTACAATCCATCATCGATCCAAATGGTGACATCATTGTCTGGTAAGGGTAAATTAAAGATCCAAATGGTGACATGCTTTAGTGGATTGTGTTATATAACTCCCCTTATGCTTGTTATTTAGGTCTTAAATTTTTTATTTGTTATGGatatatgacaaattgagttcatttAAGAATAATGGTttaattatttttaatgaattgaaAATACAAATTTGATTCATAAATTCGCTTTTCGATGTTTGCAGGTGTCCAAGAAAAAAGATGGACAAGAAGATAGAAGAATCTAGCTAGGTTTTAGTATATTGGGTATTACTTCCTTTTTATTTCCTATAACTTTTTCTTTATTTTATAAGTTGTAGTATATTGAATATTGTAAAATTATTATATTTGGTGTGTATAACAATAATATTGTAATTTCTGCATTATTGTAATATTGTATTAAACTCAAATGTTGTTTGAGGTCTGGTATGAAAGTTATTGTTTAAATTCAAAATATTCTTTTGTTTGAAATTATATAATTTGATTCCatatttttttgtatttgaaccaaattcaaataatgccccccccccccccccaaaaaaaaccCGTAAATACACAAAAGTCATGTCGGAATCCATCGCTCACCTGCTGcaactaaaccctagttcatagcaaGAGAGTCCTCGACCCCTCTGGGTTTTGGTTTTAATGCGCGAAAAATTCCCCGTTTTAAGATGCAGATGCACAACCCTTTTAAATCTACACCTTGTTTACCCAAATTCCTCCTGGGATGTTACAAATATTTATTTAATGTATATTGTTGCTCCGTCCTTGATGCTTTATCTAAGAGCCTAACAATAAAGTCGATACTCACGGTTGCTCCCGCGGCAGCAAAATAACAAGTATGGAGATCCATCGTGTTTGCTACTGAAACAATATGGAACAACATACATCTGAATCTCAAGATCTCTTATTGGCCAAACGATCAAATTCAGATATATGATCATTATTATACAACTCTGATACAAAATGAAAAAAGAAAATGGAATGATCTGATCGATGCAATAAGGTGTACAACACTCTTCTACAACTAGTTAattaaattacagaaataaatctTATACACAGCATGCATATGGTACTACACCTGCATTACAAAGAGCACAGCTAGAGCCATGATCATGAGGCCGGGCCGGAGACTGGCTAGAGTCAGACTAGAACCCGAAGTGCTACTGCTCGACTCGTCATCGGAATCATCCGTGTACGACGGCGTGGAGACGTTCTTTGGGTGGCTGAAGTCGAAGGCCGGCGCCGCGTCTGCGCTATCCGGCCCGGCCGCTGGCCCCGGCGCGTCTGCCACCGGTGGCCTGAGGTCCGGTGGTAGGCCCTGGCCATGCGCGACGGCTATGGCGAAGCGCTGGCCGCTCTCGCACTGCTCGCCGTCGTAGTTCCCGGAGAAGAAGTAGGTTTTGCCCTCCTTGAGCAGCGGCACGGCGGCCGTGACGGCATCCTTGCTGAACTCCGGCGCGGCGGCCGACCAATCGACGGTGTCCTCTGGGGCGGAGTCGTCGTAGTCGCAGCTCTTGTACACGGTCTCGTTCCGCGTCTGCACCACCGAGTGGTTCTTGTCCGTGTTGAATACTACAGCACGGTAATGGTCAGTTGGTACAGAATGTGTTACTCCTTCGATCAATAGTAAGTGTCCCGATATCTGCTTAAATTCAAACTAAAACCACGACGCTTTTTATGAATCGGAGCGAGCAAGTAAACGGGACTGTAACGCGTGGTGTAACTTTTTTGGTCAGCCGGGTAGATTACTTGTATCACTCTTGGTTATCTTTTTAGAGGCCTCAAGATTGTATGACTAAATAGCTTTCTGGAAAACTTTTCTTGGTATTTTCAGGTCTATGGTTtggtttctatcgtcggtgcgctGCCTGAAGAAAAGTACAAAATTTTGTTATGGAAGAAGAAAGAGTTTAAAGACCCCGAAAATTTGTTGGTTTCTTTCACACTTTATTTTGTAATATACTATTTGTTACTATAAATATATGTTGTATTTAAAATATACATTTACACAAAAATATGTCTAAATAGATCCAAATCAGCGACAACTAATATGTAATGGATGGAGTAGTTGTTTGGTTCGACAATTCGGCTGTAGTACAAGTGCACCATAGATTGGCTAAAGTGGTGGCATGCTATACTAGATCAACACGTTGCTCTTTCGTGCTATAAGAGCAAGTACAGTAAAGACTAGTTAGCTGACTATaaaaattaaaataatatatttttaTCCATTTGGAGGAGAGAAAGTAGGAGAGAGAAGATGAGTGAACTCTCATGCAAGAATCAGTTCTAGCACGCGCTTGTAGTCACTTTATGAGAGTAAAAGTGAGTCATGCATTGATAAAATAGTACAATTTTATAACTCACTATTATACATGCTAGCTCTATGTTAACTATAGATGACAAGTCACTTGACTTATAACCAATAGTTGGTTATACTACTGAACTTGCTCTAATACTTTGTCAGTTCTCGATTGTCAAATAGTTTGGGATCCCAATGTTGCATGAGTCATCCAATGAATATAAAATTTCTCCGATTCGAAGAAAATCTTCTCCCCTGTGAGAGCATGTAACGTGAAATCAGAGCAACCGTGCGCAGGAAAAGAGAAAGGACGTCATGATAGTATACTGCTTGATAATGGTCATCGGTCGGTTCAAGAAGATGAATCAGCAATGGCCAATCGTTCGATCGATTTGTTTTTAGAATCGAACACTTTCCGAATTACCACTTCAATGATTGGCAACAGATCTGCATCGTCGTTTGTGTAACTGTTCGTTCATTGGCAAATGGCAAAGGTACGAGGGGAAACGGAGCATGTTGCACCTTTCCCCCACAAGGCATGTGCACGCATAGTGAAACCAATGCAGAAACGTAGCTGCTTTCGATACCCCGGAGGCCCACGCTAACCACCGAAAGGAGCATAGAACTCACGAGCTAACACCTGACAGAGCTTAGCAAAGCAAACCTGGGCCAAACGCTATTCATACACTCTACTCTATACATGGTTCGCTGGTTCTAGCTGACACGATGCTTATTTTTTTCGCAAACTACGCAGGTCTCAGAGGCACGACCGTACCCGAGCTTAATTACGAGGAATTTAACCGCATGGATCATGAGCCATGAAAATTGTCATTACTGAAAACATGAAATGAATGAGAAAGCAAAGCTGATTGCCACTCCAATTAGAGAGGTCGATCGAGGGAGAGTAAGAAACTGTGTGTGGTACTCACTGAGGAAATCTCCGAGGCTAAAATTGTAGCCCTCGGCCCAGGCCTGGTAGTCGACGGCGAGGCCGTCGTACCACCCCTTGTCGTCGCCGACGGTGTAGTTCTTGTACGCGTCCACGGCGGCGCGCGGGTTAGCGGCGCTCAGGACGGCAACCGCCATGGCGACCACGAGAACGGGGTAGCCCCGGCGCCGGCCGGGGAAGAGCTGCAGCATCCCGCAACGATCGAGAGGCCGTGAGAGAACTGAGAAGAAGCTAACTGATCAGGGTATGGTCGTCGTCGACTCGTCGTTGCTTCTTCTAGAGAGATGCTCTTCTCGCGCGCGATCGACTATGCGATGCGTCGTGGGCTTATATGTTTTGGGGGTTGGGAGCTAGGAACTTTAAAGAGTACCGATGGAGTGGTAGTCTGGTAGAGAGAGTCAGAGAGGGAAGCATATAGTTTTGTGTTGTGCTGGCACGGCGGCATTTGTGTCGGTAGCTTAGCTGCTTTTCATCCATGTCGTGTCATGTGAGATCGGTGAACCGTGATGAAGACACATCTCCTGTCTCGATTGATACGCTGCACGCCAGCCGGCCAATTTCCCTCTTTTTCACAAAACGGATGCTCTAATGATCGGCTCTGATTTTTGT
Coding sequences within it:
- the LOC127342573 gene encoding early nodulin-like protein 18, whose amino-acid sequence is MLQLFPGRRRGYPVLVVAMAVAVLSAANPRAAVDAYKNYTVGDDKGWYDGLAVDYQAWAEGYNFSLGDFLIFNTDKNHSVVQTRNETVYKSCDYDDSAPEDTVDWSAAAPEFSKDAVTAAVPLLKEGKTYFFSGNYDGEQCESGQRFAIAVAHGQGLPPDLRPPVADAPGPAAGPDSADAAPAFDFSHPKNVSTPSYTDDSDDESSSSTSGSSLTLASLRPGLMIMALAVLFVMQV